The nucleotide window TGCGCCTCACGATCTTGGCCCGTCCCCGTTGGGTGAAAGCGTACCGCGCGGTCTATTCCTGCCTGGTGGCATGTGGGTTGGCCGGGTGGAACACCAAGAGTCGGACGCCGCAGTGAAGTTGGCTGAAAAGCAGCGGTTGCGTGCGCGGGATCCAGTCACACCCGGCGCACCCCCCTTCGGTCACCGGCCGCCCCGGTGCGCCCCGTCGGTCTCGCGTGCGGTCTCGCGTGCGGTCTTGCGTGCGGTCTTGCGTGCGGGCGAGGCGATGTGGACCGGAGCGGCCGCGCGGGCGGCGTCGTGTGCGGACCGGCGCGGCAGCGGCAGCCGGCAGGCCGCCGTGACGGCGGCGAGCCCGAGGGCCCAGGACACGGCGCTGCCGAACCGGGTCCCGTACACCGTGAAGGCGGCGGCGACGAGCAGACAGCAGAACGGGCCCCAGCGGACGGCCTCCGGCGACGCGGCGGTGGCAGGCTCGACGAGGGGGGTGCCGGCGGTCGGGTCGGCCGGAGCGGCCGGGGGTGCGGACGCGGCTACGGGCACGGTTTCTGCTCCCTGGAAGGGTGGGGTGGATCGGCGTGACGGTCGGGCTGACGCCGGAGTGGCGGCCCGGTCACTGCCTGCCGCGGTGCGCCCGCCGGACAGCCGCGCGGAAGGGGGAGCGGGAGGGCGGAGGAGAGGCGGAGGGGGGCGGCCGGCCGGGCAAGGCTCGGTGTAGGACACAACCGGCATTGCCATACGTCTCCGCCTGGGGCATGCTCCCTGCAACGTCGCACGCGCTGTGCGGGGATCCGGGCTGTGGAGGAGTGGCGCCGTACCCTTGGGGGTATGGGGCTGGGAAGATGATTCCCGGACACACCTTTGCCACCTTGATACACCGCCCGAAGCCGCTCCCTCCACATGAGGACTCTCTTCGCCGAGACACCGATGGCCGGTCACGAAATCCCTGAACCCGCAGACCGCAAGCAGGTGGCCGACCCACTGTCGGAGCCGCTGCCGGTCGAAGAAACACGTCATTCCTGCGATCCGGCCTTCCGGCACGGGGTCGTGGTCGGTTTCGACGGATCGACGTCCAGTGAACGGGCCCTCGCGTACGCCATCGGCATGGCTTCGCGCTCCGGTTCCGGACTGATCATCGTCCATGTCGCCAATCGGCTGCCGACCACCGTCTGGGCGGGCTGCGAGCCTCCGGTCTTCGTCGACGTGCCCGATCACCGCACCGAGGTCCTCGGTCTTGAGCTGGCCTGCGCGGACTATCTCTGCGATGTGCCGTGGGTGCTCGTCGAGCGCGGCGGGGACATCTGCCACGAGCTGGAGGAGGTCGGCCGCGAGTATTCCGCGGACGCCATCGTCGTCGGCTCCACGCACGGCATCGTCGGCCGGATCTTCGGCTCGGTCGCGGGCCGGCTGGCGCGCCGGGCCCGGCGCCCGGTGATCGTCATCCCCTGACCCGCCCGGGCAGGTGTCCGGCGCCGGATGGACGGCGAGCGGCCCCGCAGCCACGGTGACGTGGTCGCGGGGCCGCTGCGCGCGTGCTCCCGGTGCCGTTCTCCGGCTCCCGGTACGGCTACTCGACCGTGACGGACTTCGCCAGGTTGCGCGGCTTGTCGATGTCGCGGCCCATGGCCAGCGCCGTGTGGTACGCGAAGAGCTGGAGCGGGATGCCCATCAGGATGGGGTCCAGCTCGTTCTCGTTCTTCGGGACGACGATGGTGTGGTCCGCCCGCTCCTGCTCGCGGTGGGCGATGGCGAGGATCCGGCCGCTGCGGGCCTTGATCTCCTCCAGGGCGGCGCGGTTCTTCTCCAGCAGGTCGTCGTCCGGGACGATCGCGACGGTGGGGAGCGCCGGCTCGATGAGCGCCAGCGGCCCGTGCTTCAGCTCGGACGCCGGGTACGCCTCGGCGTGGATGTAGGAGATCTCCTTGAGCTTCAGGGAGGCCTCCAGCGCCACGGGGTAGCCCCGCACCCGGCCGATGAACATCATCGACTGGGCGCCCGCGTACACCTCCGCCAGCTTCTTGATCTCCGCCTCGGTCTCCAGGATGCGCCCGATCTGCTCGGGGAGCTTGCGCAGACCGTCGATGATCCGCTTGCCGTCGGCGACCGACAGGTCGCGGATGCGGCCGAGGTGCAGGGCGAGCAGCGCGAAGGCGACGACCGTGTTGGTGAAGCACTTGGTGGAGACGACGCAGACCTCGGGGCCCGCGTGGACGTACATGCCGCCGTCGGCCTCGCGGGCGATCGCCGAGCCGACCACGTTCACGACGCCGAGGACGCGTGCGCCCTTGCGCTTGAGCTCCTGGACGGCGGCCAGCACGTCGTACGTCTCACCGGACTGGGAGACGGCGACGTACAGCGTGTCGGGGTCGACGACCGGGTTGCGGTAACGGAACTCGGAGGCCGGCTCGGCGTCCGCGGGGATGCGGGCCAGCTCCTCGATGAGGCCGGCGCCGATCAGGCCCGCGTGGTACGAGGTGCCGCAGCCCAGGATCTTGATCCGGCGCACTCCGCGGGCCTCGCGGGCGTCCAGGTTGAGGCCGCCCAGGTGCACGGTGGAGAAGCGGTCGTCGATGCGGCCGCGCAGCACGCGGTCCACGGCGTCGGCCTGCTCGGAGATCTCCTTGTGCATGTACGTGTCGTGGCCGCCCATGTCGTACGACTCGGCCTCCCACTCCACGGTCGTGGGCGTGGCCGTCGTGGTCGAGCCCTCCGTGGTGTACGTGCGGAAGTCCTCGGCCTTGAGGGTGGCCATCTCGCCGTCGTCGAGGGTGACGATCTGGCGGGTGTGTGCGACGAGGGCCGCCACGTCGGAGGCGACGAACATCTCCTTCTCGCCGATGCCGAGGACGACCGGGGAGCCGTTGCGCGCGACGACGATGCGGTCGTTGAAGTCGGCGTGCATGACGGCGATGCCGTACGTGCCCTCGACGTGGCGCAGGGCCTCGCGGACCTTCTCCTCCAGGGTGTCCGCCTGCGAGCGGGCGACCAGGTGGACCAGCACCTCCGTGTCGGTCTCGGAGAGGAAGACGGTGCCGTCGGCGACGAGCTTCGCACGGAGCTCGGTGGCGTTGTCGATGATGCCGTTGTGGACGACGGCGACCTTGTGGTCGGCGTCCAGGTGGGGGTGGGCGTTCTCGTCGCTCGGCGCGCCGTGGGTGGCCCAGCGGGTGTGGGCGATGCCGGTGGTGCCGGCGAAGCGCTTGGGGACGCGGGACTCCAGCTCACGGACCCGGCCCTTGGCCTTGACCATCTTCAGGGTGCCGGGCTTGCCTGCCGCCGTCTTGCTGGTGACGACGAGGCCGGCCGAGTCGTAACCCCGGTACTCCAGCCGCTGCAGTCCCTCCAGCAGCAGCGGTGCCACATCACGCTTGCCGATATAACCGACGATTCCGCACATAGAAGTCTTGCCCCTCCATCGACGTACCAGTGAGTGCTCAGCCGTAGACGATGCGGCGCAACTGCCGGAGCGAGAGCTCCGGCGGTGCGACCGCGCGGTGCGGCAGCTCGGCCGCGATCCGTTCGAAGATCTCCGTGTTCACCAGGCCGCCGGACTGCAGTTCGCGGTGGCGGCGGCGGACGAAGTCGTCGGTCGTCTCGTCGAAGTACGCCAGCACGTCAAGGATCACCCGGCCTGCTTCGCCGCGCTGGAGCGCGGTGCTGCGCACCAGGTGGTCGATGAGGTCGTCATGCGACGATCGGCGTTCGAGCACTCGTTGATATTGCGTGGTGGGGAGGCATTATGCAAGAAATCTGCCCGATATCGGGCAGGCTGCGGAGTGAAATGAGCTTCGGTCGCCGGACGGGCTGAAATCACGCCCCTCCGGCGACGCGCCGCAGCTCTACAGACCCGCGATCGGGTTCTTGAGCGTGCCGATCAGCTGCAGGGCGCCCGACGGGTCCGTCAGGTCGACCATCTGCTTGTTGTCGCGCAGCTGCAGTCGGTTCAGGCAGGACAGCGCGAACTCGTCCGTGAACATGTCGTACCGCTCGAACTTGTCCGCGAGGTGGGGCACCGACTCCTGGTAGCCGCTCACGCACTCCGCGACCGTCCGCCAGAACGTGTCCTCGTCGAGGACGCCCTCCGCGGCCAGGCCTGCGCCCAGGAACCGGAAGAAGCAGTCGAAGACGTCGGTGAAGACCGACAGCAGCTTCATGTCCTCGGGGACCTCGGCGCGGATGCGCTCGACCTGGGGCGGCAGAACCGCGTCCGGGTCCATGACCGCGATCTCCTCGGCGATGTCCTTGAAGACCGTGCGGCGTACGGCCCCGTCCTCGATGACCAGGATGACGTTCTCGCCGTGCGGCATGAACACCAGGTCGTACGCGTAGAAGCTGTGCAGCACCGGGACGAGGTAGGCGTCCAGGTAGCCGCGCAGCCACTCCGCCGGCTCCAGGCCCGACTCGGCGATCAGCACGCCCGCGACGGACGTCCCCTCGTGGTCGGTGTGGAGCAGTGAGGCCATCGTGGCGACGCGCTCGCCGGGTGCCAGGTCCGGGACGGGGCTCTCGCGCCAGAGCGCGGCCAGCATCTTCAGATACGGGGAGCCCTTGGCGGTCGCCGACTCGTACGCCCGGTGGTGGTAGCCGACGGCCGCCCGCTCCCGGATGATCGAGAACCGGGCCCGGCGCAGCAGCTCGTCACGCTCGACGAGTCCCGCGAGCCAGTCGTTGATCGCGGGCGTCGCCTCCATGTACGCGGCCGAGAGCCCGCGCATGAATCCCATGTTGAGGACGGAGAGCGCCGTCTTCACGTAGTGCTTGCCGGGGTGGTCGGTGTTGAAGAACGTACGGATCGACTGCTGGGCGAGGTAGGCGTCGTCGCCCTCGCCCAGGCAGACCAGGTGCCGCTGCGCGAGCTCTCCGGCGAAGGTGACGGACAGCTTGTTCCACCACTGCCAGGGGTGCACCGGGATGAGGAAGTAGTCGTCGAGGTCCAGGCCGAGACCGCTCATCGTGGCGCCGAACCGGCCGAGGGTCTCCTCGCTCAGTTCCCCGGCGATCAGTGTCCCGTAGTCGAGACCGGCGCCCGCGGTGAACGTGGCGCGGTCGCGGCGGGCGGCGAGCC belongs to Streptomyces finlayi and includes:
- a CDS encoding universal stress protein — translated: MAGHEIPEPADRKQVADPLSEPLPVEETRHSCDPAFRHGVVVGFDGSTSSERALAYAIGMASRSGSGLIIVHVANRLPTTVWAGCEPPVFVDVPDHRTEVLGLELACADYLCDVPWVLVERGGDICHELEEVGREYSADAIVVGSTHGIVGRIFGSVAGRLARRARRPVIVIP
- the glmS gene encoding glutamine--fructose-6-phosphate transaminase (isomerizing), with translation MCGIVGYIGKRDVAPLLLEGLQRLEYRGYDSAGLVVTSKTAAGKPGTLKMVKAKGRVRELESRVPKRFAGTTGIAHTRWATHGAPSDENAHPHLDADHKVAVVHNGIIDNATELRAKLVADGTVFLSETDTEVLVHLVARSQADTLEEKVREALRHVEGTYGIAVMHADFNDRIVVARNGSPVVLGIGEKEMFVASDVAALVAHTRQIVTLDDGEMATLKAEDFRTYTTEGSTTTATPTTVEWEAESYDMGGHDTYMHKEISEQADAVDRVLRGRIDDRFSTVHLGGLNLDAREARGVRRIKILGCGTSYHAGLIGAGLIEELARIPADAEPASEFRYRNPVVDPDTLYVAVSQSGETYDVLAAVQELKRKGARVLGVVNVVGSAIAREADGGMYVHAGPEVCVVSTKCFTNTVVAFALLALHLGRIRDLSVADGKRIIDGLRKLPEQIGRILETEAEIKKLAEVYAGAQSMMFIGRVRGYPVALEASLKLKEISYIHAEAYPASELKHGPLALIEPALPTVAIVPDDDLLEKNRAALEEIKARSGRILAIAHREQERADHTIVVPKNENELDPILMGIPLQLFAYHTALAMGRDIDKPRNLAKSVTVE
- a CDS encoding IucA/IucC family protein, giving the protein MMPALTDSVAHLSPERWATATRLLIRKGLAEFAHERLLTPAPLGDDRYSVRSDDAETEYRFTARRFALDHWQVDADSITRHRHGGELPLDALDFFIELRSPLGLSAEILPVYLEEISSTLAGTAYKLTKEPATSAQLVSAGFQAIETGMTEGHPCFVANNGRLGFGVDEYRAYAPETAAEIRLVWLAARRDRATFTAGAGLDYGTLIAGELSEETLGRFGATMSGLGLDLDDYFLIPVHPWQWWNKLSVTFAGELAQRHLVCLGEGDDAYLAQQSIRTFFNTDHPGKHYVKTALSVLNMGFMRGLSAAYMEATPAINDWLAGLVERDELLRRARFSIIRERAAVGYHHRAYESATAKGSPYLKMLAALWRESPVPDLAPGERVATMASLLHTDHEGTSVAGVLIAESGLEPAEWLRGYLDAYLVPVLHSFYAYDLVFMPHGENVILVIEDGAVRRTVFKDIAEEIAVMDPDAVLPPQVERIRAEVPEDMKLLSVFTDVFDCFFRFLGAGLAAEGVLDEDTFWRTVAECVSGYQESVPHLADKFERYDMFTDEFALSCLNRLQLRDNKQMVDLTDPSGALQLIGTLKNPIAGL